A region of Periplaneta americana isolate PAMFEO1 chromosome 16, P.americana_PAMFEO1_priV1, whole genome shotgun sequence DNA encodes the following proteins:
- the LOC138691895 gene encoding uncharacterized protein, which translates to MAASEEAVYEKTDGACRNEGYNYEVKMAGLLFLRLVNEGKRFHIASNMDAAGKFDDLVLNAAGKTVFVQLKHKLGAQDSAEKRTYSVRRVFKMEKHYSSYCNLRENWEQKTDLQLWGPFSDVQFVVYTNAVVPIGKSVEDSDVQKVLMTGGKCLRLSENDFPGLKNEPDFNQFLHQFRFCTEQASERQLDSLIRTELLRALGTDSQFQTFLTNITSWMEGPGSYLTENVEFWKDIVKCSVDDLSRAKIDQLAKFNLQFDERELNLFRQQFPEGGGLLRVQNSNALTCLKLHQSIDEKILVDGNVLKDRMSEVLALWGRWPGCDVLVIDGWVEAIEKLLQHLGSGKVLVVIHDSVEERELISLIYRDEFCFGQLDEESKQRVLQCRIDFQGESIKLSSLVDSTVLNQVATADIVTQVLSGYVESFGGILTQQYDYYIPRNFFRKEHVSEAIFSDNGICLVVSGVSQEYLNKLVPCDKKIEKFDEMKHYRSTECRCFVIEGQEEFEKASNVFDEVHWLHKEDTGFILKKTKGSISKIKFHMMDKISNRSLEEVMLLSDRIKLIVANPGMGKSTEIVNVAQEFKRSDSTCWVVTIMLNDYTDYLSKFEESEEYEVELLSQAGKFTGFARLLFTHELKNAGNIVFLIDGFDEISPDYADTVLHMLSRLMKYKFKQMWITSRSVMKEMLEKEFFCLPFQLQPFTNENQRDFLAKLWSNINNGSYNLDIFIDSLLKATGESFSDKPGHFTEIPLQIHMLAEVFQTDASQYCQSGEMIHHRKLDLLELYNRFVDRKWNICMGEKGRVDVTKPVQRQLLQSQWEECEKDHMTCAVHSLLSTEDLHNLQSSEDIMRRVECFQDRFEKGNDKVGIVTRIVNSRAVFIHRTFLEFFAAKWFTKKIETETEYLNQILFNKEFKIVREFFDRILAQGFALHTAILNEDKQSVCELLLSPECAVNERDKGGRTPLHLAVINHTESDDVAPDNVTCAIIELLLQHHPDCGIEDEVFRWRPLTLADKLQAWSAVDMLLNNEARRSDMIFSMQLIKSEGFIRRVLKIVASRGYINIAKFMFENGLHLDHPVQEVVDWRAVTATVLHIAAGAGQTKLLEFLLESAETRDSNTRDLSSAADERPLEIKDSLNRTALAWAVREGRTETVRLLIAKGANVNAQDSFCNTPLLDANFSRDVEIVKFLIENDADVKACNEFGLMPILAAMESGNEHLVRLLIEKGANVTAWVERCNCPVFNAASFDAVNFVRLLTEKGTDINALNKFGQTPLFAAVASSNVHLVSLLLCTGANAYACNENSDTPIFAAVEGGNLEILWHLIGYGANVNASNVKGDSPIFTAVESGDADVVMLLIKAGSDVMMRNREGDSPVFTAAKCGNLDIVRLLVEYGANVNQCNVKDESPIFAAVQNGNLEVLTFLIECGANVNTCNIKGDTPIFAAVESANLNLLWLLTESGASINARNMKGDGPIFAAVKSGNLDIVRFLIQCGAKVNERNVEGDSPIYAAVENGNLDVVRYLIECGAYVSECNVKGDSPIFAAVENGNLDVVRFLIECGAYVSECNVKGDSPIFAAVKSGNLDVVRFLIECGAKVNESNVKGDSPIFAAVKSGNLDIVRFLIECGANVSECNVKGDSPIFAAVKSGNLDVVRYLIECGAKVNERNVEGDSPIFAAVENGNLDVVRFLIECGAKVNESNVKGDSPIFPAVKSGNLDVVRFLIECGANVDAYNIKGDSPIFAAVESGNSDLVRFLIDCGVYVNERNVKGNSPMFAAVESGNVDVVKLLIECGGNVNVCNIEGDTPIFAAVRSSRPNVDVLKLLTQFNAYMNTRNVKGNSVIFPAVESGNLDAVKFLIEFEADINARNIKGDSPIFAAVESGNLAIVRLLIKNGANVTARNINGNSPIFAAVESGNFGIVKLLIEHGANVNERNVKCYSPIFAAMENANVDLVKLLLEAGADVMACNKDGVSPISIATECGSVELLTFLNKVGVDVNVCNKSGNMEEVSFSIERDRERELLVFNEQKELVTDCL; encoded by the coding sequence CAGCGATGTGCAGTTTGTTGTTTACACAAATGCTGTCGTGCCTATAGGTAAAAGTGTTGAGGATTCTGATGTCCAGAAAGTTCTCATGACAGGAGGAAAATGCTTACGTTTATCTGAAAATGACTTTCCCGGGTTAAAGAACGAGCCTGACTTCAACCAATTCCTCCATCAGTTCAGGTTCTGCACAGAACAAGCAAGTGAGAGGCAGCTTGATTCCTTGATCAGAACTGAACTTCTTAGGGCATTGGGGACGGATTCTCAGTTCCAGACATTTCTAACTAATATAACGAGCTGGATGGAAGGCCCTGGTTCTTACCTCACGGAAAACGTAGAGTTTTGGAAGGATATAGTGAAGTGCAGTGTTGATGACTTAAGTAGAGCAAAAATAGATCAGCTGGCAAAGTTTAATCTGCAATTTGATGAAAGAGAGTTAAACTTATTTAGACAGCAGTTCCCGGAAGGCGGAGGACTTCTGAGAGTTCAGAATTCTAACGCTCTCACTTGTCTGAAACTTCACCAAAGCATTGACGAGAAGATTCTTGTAGATGGCAACGTGTTGAAGGATAGAATGAGTGAAGTGTTGGCATTGTGGGGTCGCTGGCCTGGATGTGATGTGCTTGTAATTGATGGTTGGGTTGAGGCGATAGAAAAATTACTCCAGCATTTAGGTTCAGGAAAGGTCCTTGTTGTGATTCATGACAGTGTAGAAGAGAGAGAATTAATATCTCTGATATATAGAGACGAGTTTTGTTTTGGGCAACTGGATGAGGAATCAAAACAACGTGTATTACAATGCAGAATAGATTTCCAAGGTGAGTCCATCAAACTTAGCTCGTTAGTCGATAGCACAGTATTGAACCAAGTAGCAACTGCTGATATTGTGACTCAGGTGCTCTCTGGATATGTGGAAAGTTTTGGAGGTATACTTACTCAGCAATATGATTACTATATCCCTCGTAATTTTTTCAGGAAAGAACATGTGAGTGAGGCAATATTTTCTGATAATGGGATATGCCTTGTTGTGAGTGGAGTATCACAagaatatttgaataaattaGTTCCATGTGACAAAAAGATAGAGAAATTTGATGAAATGAAACATTATAGAAGTACTGAGTGTCGGTGTTTCGTTATTGAAGGCCAGGAGGAATTTGAGAAAGCTTCAAATGTATTTGATGAAGTTCATTGGCTTCATAAAGAAGATACAGGCTTTATTTTAAAAAAGACCAAAGGAAGTATATCCAAAATTAAATTCCACATGATGGATAAAATCTCAAACAGAAGCTTGGAGGAAGTCATGCTCCTCTCTGACAGGATCAAGTTGATTGTGGCTAATCCTGGCATGGGAAAATCGACAGAAATTGTGAATGTAGCCCAGGAGTTCAAACGAAGTGACTCCACATGTTGGGTGGTGACTATAATGCTGAACGACTACACTGATTATCTGAGTAAGTTTGAAGAGTCAGAAGAATATGAAGTTGAACTTCTGTCGCAGGCAGGAAAGTTCACTGGTTTTGCTAGGTTGCTATTCACACATGAGTTGAAGAATGCAGGCAATATCGTGTTTCTCATAGATGGGTTTGATGAGATCAGCCCAGACTATGCAGATACGGTGTTGCACATGTTGAGCAGACTTATGAAATATAAGTTCAAACAGATGTGGATCACGTCTCGATCTGTTATGAAGGAGATGCTGGAAAAGGAGTTCTTCTGTCTTCCATTTCAACTTCAACCTTTCACAAATGAAAATCAACGTGATTTTCTCGCTAAACTTTGGAGTAATATAAATAACGGTTCTTATAACTTAGACATATTCATTGACAGCTTGTTGAAGGCGACAGGAGAGTCCTTCAGTGACAAACCTGGGCATTTCACAGAAATTCCTCTACAGATTCATATGTTGGCTGAAGTATTTCAGACTGACGCTTCTCAATATTGTCAATCAGGGGAGATGATACATCACCGCAAACTGGATTTGTTGGAACTGTATAACAGATTCGTGGATAGGAAGTGGAATATCTGTATGGGTGAAAAGGGCCGAGTGGATGTGACAAAACCGGTACAGCGGCAGTTACTGCAGTCGCAGTGGGAGGAGTGCGAGAAGGACCACATGACATGTGCCGTGCACTCCTTGCTGAGCACTGAAGACCTTCACAATCTACAGTCCTCCGAGGATATTATGAGACGAGTTGAATGTTTTCAGGACCGTTTTGAAAAAGGAAACGACAAAGTTGGAATTGTTACTCGTATTGTAAATTCTAGAGCAGTGTTTATCCACAGAACCTTTCTAGAGTTTTTTGCCGCGAAGTGgttcacaaaaaaaattgaaactgagACAGAATATTTAAATCAGATATTATTTAACAAGGAGTTTAAAATTGTGAGGGAATTTTTTGATAGGATTCTTGCACAAGGCTTTGCATTGCATACTGCCATCCTGAATGAAGACAAGCAATCTGTTTGTGAATTGCTATTATCCCCTGAATGTGCTGTGAATGAAAGGGATAAGGGTGGGAGGACGCCTTTACACTTGGCTGTTATCAATCATACAGAAAGTGATGATGTTGCTCCCGACAATGTTACGTGTGCAATCATAGAGCTATTGTTGCAGCATCATCCTGATTGTGGAATTGAAGATGAAGTGTTTCGCTGGCGACCTCTCACACTGGCTGACAAGCTACAAGCCTGGTCAGCTGTTGACATGTTGCTGAATAATGAGGCACGAAGGAGTGACATGATCTTCAGTATGCAATTGATCAAGAGCGAAGGGTTTATAAGAAGGGTTTTAAAAATAGTTGCGTCACGGGGATATATAAATATTGCAAAGTTCATGTTTGAAAATGGCTTACACCTGGATCACCCCGTTCAGGAAGTAGTTGATTGGAGGGCCGTTACTGCCACAGTGTTGCACATAGCTGCTGGCGCAGGGCAGACCAAACTGCTGGAATTTTTGCTGGAGTCTGCAGAAACACGAGACTCGAATACAAGAGATCTGTCGTCTGCTGCTGACGAACGTCCGTTAGAAATTAAAGACTCTCTGAACAGAACAGCTTTGGCATGGGCTGTTAGAGAAGGTCGCACAGAAACTGTGAGGCTGCTGATTGCAAAAGGTGCAAATGTTAATGCACAAGATTCGTTCTGTAATACCCCTTTGCTGGACGCAAATTTCAGTCGCGATGTAGAAATTGTGAAATTCTTAATAGAAAATGACGCCGATGTTAAAGCATGTAATGAGTTTGGTCTTATGCCGATATTGGCTGCAATGGAAAGTGGTAACGAGCATCTTGTCAGgctcttaatagaaaaaggcGCTAATGTTACTGCATGGGTGGAACGTTGTAATTGTCCAGTTTTCAATGCAGCCAGTTTCGATGCTGTGAATTTTGTGAGACTCTTAACAGAGAAAGGCACTGACATTAATGCATTGAACAAGTTTGGTCAAACTCCACTATTCGCTGCAGTGGCGAGTAGTAACGTGCATCTTGTGAGTCTCTTATTATGCACAGGCGCTAATGCTTATGCATGTAACGAGAATAGTGATACTCCTATATTCGCTGCAGTGGAAGGTGGTAATTTGGAAATTCTGTGGCATTTAATAGGGTATGGAGCAAATGTCAATGCAAGTAACGTCAAAGGTGATAGTCCAATATTTACTGCAGTGGAAAGTGGAGATGCAGATGTAGTGATGCTGTTAATAAAAGCAGGTTCCGATGTTATGATGCGCAACAGGGAAGGTGATAGTCCAGTATTTACTGCAGCAAAGTGTGGTAATTTAGATATTGTGAGGCTCTTAGTAGAATATGGAGCAAATGTGAATCAATGTAACGTTAAAGACGAAAGTCCAATATTCGCTGCAGTGCAAAATGGTAATTTAGAGGTTCTGACGTTCTTAATAGAATGTGGAGCAAATGTTAATACGTGTAACATTAAAGGTGATACTCCAATATTCGCTGCAGTGGAAAGTGCTAATTTAAATCTTTTGTGGCTCCTAACAGAAAGTGGAGCAAGTATCAATGCACGTAACATGAAAGGTGATGGTCCAATATTTGCTGCAGTGAAAAGTGGCAATTTAGATATTGTGAGGTTCTTAATACAATGTGGAGCAAAGGTGAATGAACGTAACGTGGAAGGTGATAGTCCAATATACGCTGCAGTGGAAAATGGTAATTTAGATGTTGTGAGGTACTTAATAGAATGTGGAGCATATGTCAGTGAATGTAACGTGAAAGGTGATAGTCCAATATTCGCTGCAGTGGAAAATGGTAATTTAGATGTTGTGAGGTTCTTAATAGAATGTGGAGCATATGTCAGTGAATGTAACGTGAAAGGTGATAGTCCAATATTTGCTGCAGTGAAAAGTGGTAATTTAGATGTTGTGAGGTTCTTAATAGAATGTGGAGCAAAGGTGAATGAAAGTAACGTGAAAGGTGATAGTCCAATATTTGCTGCAGTGAAAAGTGGTAACTTAGATATTGTGAGGTTCTTAATAGAATGTGGAGCAAATGTCAGTGAATGTAACGTGAAAGGTGATAGTCCAATATTTGCTGCAGTGAAAAGTGGTAATTTAGATGTTGTGAGGTACTTAATAGAATGTGGAGCAAAGGTGAATGAACGTAACGTGGAAGGTGATAGTCCAATATTCGCTGCAGTGGAAAATGGTAATTTAGATGTTGTGAGGTTCTTAATAGAATGTGGAGCAAAGGTGAATGAAAGTAATGTGAAAGGTGATAGTCCAATATTCCCTGCAGTGAAAAGTGGTAATTTAGATGTTGTGAGGTTCTTAATAGAATGTGGAGCAAATGTCGATGCATATAacattaaaggtgatagtccAATATTCGCTGCAGTGGAAAGTGGCAATTCTGATCTTGTGAGGTTCTTAATAGACTGTGGAGTATATGTCAATGAACGTAACGTGAAAGGTAACAGTCCAATGTTCGCTGCAGTGGAAAGTGGTAATGTGGATGTTGTGAAGCTGTTAATAGAATGTGGAGGAAATGTGAATGTATGTAATATTGAAGGTGATACTCCAATATTCGCTGCAGTGagaagtagtaggcctaatgtagATGTTTTGAAGCTCTTAACACAATTTAATGCGTATATGAATACACGTAACGTTAAAGGTAATAGTGTAATATTCCCTGCAGTGGAAAGTGGTAATTTAGATGCtgtgaagtttttaatagaatttGAAGCAGATATAAATGCACGTAACATTAAAGGTGACAGTCCAATATTCGCTGCGGTGGAAAGTGGTAATTTAGCTATTGTGAGGCTCttaataaaaaatggagcaaatgTCACTGCACGTAACATTAATGGTAATAGTCCAATATTCGCTGCGGTGGAAAGTGGTAATTTTGGTATTGTGAAGCTCCTAATAGAACATGGAGCAAATGTCAATGAACGAAACGTGAAATGTTATAGTCCAATATTCGCTGCAATGGAAAATGCTAATGTAGATCTTGTGAAGCTCTTATTAGAAGCAGGCGCTGATGTTATGGCATGTAACAAGGATGGTGTTAGTCCAATATCTATTGCTACGGAATGTGGCAGTGTGGAATTATTGACGTTCTTAAATAAGGTAGGAGTTGATGTTAATGTATGTAACAAGTCAGGAAATATGGAGGAAGTGAGCTTTTCaatagagagagacagagagagagagttgTTGGTGTTTAATGAGCAGAAGGAGCTTGTGACAGATTGTTTGTAG